In Streptomyces paludis, the genomic stretch TTCCCCGACTCTCCGAACCACCCCTCGTTCCCCTCGACCGTCCTGCGCCCCGGTACCACCTACCGCTCCACGACGGAACACACCTTCAGCGCCTGACCCCCCGACCGGTGTGGGTACGGACGCGCGCCACGCGCCCGCACCCCACCGGTCTCATCGGGCGCTCGTGCCCGCGCCCCCGCCGAAGTGGCCGCGCAGCGCCGCCGACACCGCCCCCGGCCGCTCGGCGGGCGCCAGATGGGACGCGCCCGGCAGCTCGACGAGCACCGCGCCCGGCACCGCGTCCGCGATCTCCCGCGAGTGCGCGGGCGGCGTCGCCGGATCCGCGCACCCCGCCACGACCAGTGTCGGCACGGCGATACCCGGCAGCAGCGCCCGCAGGTCGTACGCCGCCAGCGCGTCGCAGCACGCCGCGTACCCGGCCGGATCGGCCTCCCGTACGTCCGCCACCAGCCGGGGCACGGTGAAACCGGGCGTGAACCAGCGCGCGGGCGAAGCCGCCGCGACCGCCGCCATGCCATCCCTCCGTACCAGCGCGGCCCGCTCCTCCCACGGCCCCCGGCCGCCGAAGCGCGCCGACGAGCAGACCACGGCGAGCCCCGTCAGCCGCTCGGTGTGATGGACCGCCAGATGCAGCCCGACGGCCCCGCCCAGCGACACCCCGGCGTACCCGAACCGCGCCAGGCCGAGCGCGTCCGCGAGCGCCAGGACCAGCTCCGCCAGCTTCGCGACGGTGGCGCCGGCACCGATCAGCGAGGCCCGGGAACCGCCGTGCCCCGGCAGATCCCAGCGCACCACCCGGTACGCGTCCGACAGCTCCGGCACGACCGCGTCCCACACGGCGGTGGAGGTGCCCAGCGAGGGACCCAGCAGCAGCGCCGGCGCGCCCCCCGGCCCCTCGGCCCGGTGGTGGAGCAGCTCCTCCCCGGCGGGCCTCGTACCGCTCGGCCCGTTCAACGCCGCTCCAGGGCCCGGTCGGTGAGCGCGCCCGCGCTCCCCGTGTAGCGGCGCGGATCGGTGAGTTCTTCGAGGTCCAGCCCCCGCAGCTCCGGCTCCCGCGCCAGGATCCGGGCCAGCGGGGGCGCGCCCCCGGCCGCGGCCCGCGCGGCGGCGTCCGCCAGCAGCGCCTTCGCGCGGGCGCGGCCCAGCAGCGGGGTCAGCGCGGCGGCCAGCCGCTCCGAGACGATCAGCCCCCGCGTCAGCCCGAGCTGCCGGGCCATCACCTCCGGACGCACCCGCAGCCCCGCCGCCAGCGCGGCCATGTGCTCCGCAGCGCCGCCCACCAGCCGGAGCAGCTCGCGCAGCGGCTCCCACTCGGCGTGCCACGCGCCGGCGGGCCGCTCGTCCTCGGCGGCCATCGCCCCGTACAGCGTGGCCGCAGGGCCTGGCGCCCGGCGGGCCGCGGCGGCGATCAGCGTCGCGCGCACCGGGTTCGCCTTGTGCGGCATCGCGGACGAGCCGCCGCCGGTCCCCTCGGCCAGCTCACCGATCTCGGTACGGGAGAGCACCAGCACATCGGCGGCCGGCTTGCCGAGCGCCCCCGCCGTGAAGGCCAGCGCCGACGCGAGGTCCGCCACCGGCGTCCGCAGCGTGTGCCAGGGCAGCTCCGGCTCCGCGAGGCCCAGCTCCCGGGCGAACGCCGCCACCAGCGCGGGCCCGTCCCCGCCGTACGCCTCGAACGCCGCCAGCGTGCCCGCCGCGCCGCCCAGTTGGACGGGGAGCGTGGCCCGTACCGTACGGAGCCGGTCCCGGGCGTCCAGCACCAGGCTCCGCCAGCCGGCCGCCTTCAGCCCGAAGGTCGTCGGCACCGCGTGCTGGGTGAGCGTGCGCCCCGGCAGCACCGTGTCCCGGTGCTCGGCCGCGAGCCGCGCGAGCGCCCCCTCGGCGCGCCCGAGGTCCGCCAGGACCACGTCCAGCGTCCGCGCCGCCACCAGCATGGCCGCCGTGTCCAGGATGTCCTGGCTCGTGGCGCCCCGGTGGACGTACGGCGCCGCCTCCGGCGGAACGGCCGCCGTGAGGTCGGCGACCAGCGGGATCACCGGATTG encodes the following:
- the pcaB gene encoding 3-carboxy-cis,cis-muconate cycloisomerase, giving the protein MSAGEKGADRTGTDRTGAELDAGLLAPGRAGSRAEAATGDRAFLQAMLDAEAALTRAQAGLGTAPAGAARAVTAAADAGAFDLRSLALRGRDGGNPVIPLVADLTAAVPPEAAPYVHRGATSQDILDTAAMLVAARTLDVVLADLGRAEGALARLAAEHRDTVLPGRTLTQHAVPTTFGLKAAGWRSLVLDARDRLRTVRATLPVQLGGAAGTLAAFEAYGGDGPALVAAFARELGLAEPELPWHTLRTPVADLASALAFTAGALGKPAADVLVLSRTEIGELAEGTGGGSSAMPHKANPVRATLIAAAARRAPGPAATLYGAMAAEDERPAGAWHAEWEPLRELLRLVGGAAEHMAALAAGLRVRPEVMARQLGLTRGLIVSERLAAALTPLLGRARAKALLADAAARAAAGGAPPLARILAREPELRGLDLEELTDPRRYTGSAGALTDRALERR